In Gimesia panareensis, the genomic window TCCCGGGGTTCTTCGGCAATCAGCTCCGCTTCCTCCATCGCAGGCACTTGCGAACGTTTTGCATACCGAGCCAGCAGGGCTGGCAGGAAGATGAGATCGCCAAACAGGGCCGAGCCGATCGTCAGGCCGCTCATGATGGCGAAGATCCGCTGGTCCCGCATATCGCTGAAGATCACTGTCGAGAAACCGGCGACCAGGATGACCGTGGTCATGATTAACGCGGTCCCCACTCCAGTAAACGCTCGGCGGATCGCTTCGTCGTCGCTTTCGACCTGCAACTGTTCCTCGCGGAATCGCGTCAGGAAGTGAATCGTATCATCGACGGCAATCCCCAGACAGACCGTAAACGCACAGACGCTGACAATCTCCAGCGCCTGTCCTGTGAAGACCAGGAAGGTTCCGGTCACAGCCAGCGGGAACATATTCGGAATGATCGAAATCAGGCCCAGCCGCAATGAACGGAACGCAATTGCCAGCACAATCAGGATGATGATCGCGGCACTCCCCAGGCTGGATGCCAGGTCGACCACGATCTGATATAGGTTCCGCCACCGCCAGACGGCAGACCCGGTCAACTCAAACCGAAAGTCCGGGTGTTTACCCCCGATCGCCGCCAGCCCCTCTTCAATCCGGGTAAAGGTCGGCCCGTACCGGGCGATACCCAGGTCCTGAACATGAAAGCTGACTGTCGCCTGGTTCCGTTCCGGCGTGTAGAACGCCCGCTTCAAAGGGGGCGGCAACAGATCGATCATCGACATCCGCTCTTCCGGAGGACCTTCGCCCGGCAGCGCAGACAAAATATTCGCAATCGAAATCGGATGACCAATCAACGCTTCCTGGTTCAGCAGTTCATCCACTTCGCTGATCGCGACCAGCACTTCCGGGGAATCCGAGTCGACCTCGTCTGTCCATTTCACTTCAACCCGCGAGTGCTCGAGTCCTCCCATCGCCTGGTCCATATGATTCAGCGCAGTCGCAGCCTCCGAGCCCTCGGGCAGCATGTTGGCCCGGCGTTCATCGGGACGCAGCGTCAGAGAAATCATAATCAGCACTGCCGTCAGGCCGATGCCCACCTTACTGATCCACCCCGCACGTTTCAGCACCATTTCAATAATCACACTGATTCGATTCAGGTTCTTGTCGATGACTCCCTTACCATATCCCACATGAATCGACCGCCCCAGCCAGGTTCGGCAGGCCAGGGGAATCACCGTGACCACAGCGATAAAGGTCAGCAGTACCCCGACCACGCAGCTGTAACCGAATTCACGCACGGTCTCATGATGGGCCAGCGAGAGCGAACCGAAACCGATGGCCGTCGTGACGGAAGTCAAAAAGCAGGCCAGCCCCACTTCCTGAATCCCGCGCCGGGCAGCATCCCGTCCTGACAGACCCGAAGCCCGATGCCGCCTGATCTGGACCATCAGATGCACGCCGTCGGTCAATCCCACCAGGCTCAACAGCACCGGTAGTACTACATCGTTAAACGGGTTGTCCTGAAAATCGAAAAACTGGATGATCCCCATCGTGAGAAACACGCCAAACATCGGTGCCAGGGCGACGATAATCACCGCCGTGATCCCCCGGAACAGAATGATCGCCATCAGCAATATCATCCCGTAACCGATCACCTGGTATTTGACCTTGTTCGCATTATGCGTGCGCACCGCAGTCAGGTAGATGGGCACGCGGCCGGTGGTCGTGAAGGAAAACTTCACATCGGGATATTTCGCAGCAACTTTCTTAGCGACGTCCTTCAAACCGGTCGTACAGGCTTCGTCATCGGTCACGTACATCCATTTGAATTTGACCATCAGCAGAATGGTCTGCGCATCCACTGACAGCAGTTGCCCGCCCACCAGGGGATGCGCGATCGCCTTTTCTTTCGCATCATCAAGCCGCTTCTGCGACGCCCGCTCATTCGGAAGGATCGGCTCCCGCAGGCCGAAAATATTCAGATTGGGAATGTCCTCCAGCCAGAAGACGCTTTGCACGTACTCCAGTGATTTGATCTCTTTCACTATCTCACGCAGTGCTTTGACGCCGTCTGTCGTGAAGAAATCTTTTGAGTCGATCACCAGAATCGTGTCTGCATCTGTCAGACTGATCGGATCGACGTCCGGCGGTGCTTCCCGAACTTTGCGCGGCTTGTCCGGTTTCTGTTGTTGCACCTGGGGAGCCGGTTCGGGCTTCGCGGTAAACCAGTCCCGGACTTCCTGAGGCATGGTATAACCCAACAGCGCAACCCCGCTGAGCAGCAGGATAAAGAGCGTTACCAGCAGGGGATGGTCAACCATCCAGACCGAACAGCGATTGAACGTACGAGACACGCGCGATTCACTTTCTCTCAGCGGTAGATTTTTAAATTTAACTGGCTTGAAATCATCTGGCGCAAAATCTCAGCCAGCAGGAAGCTTACTGGCGTGCCGGGAATCAGAGTTCGTCTCTCTGAATCACTCCATCGCCATTCCTGTCTCGAATACGCCCATAGCGTTGCGTTGCCAGAGGCACTTCTTCCAGATCAACGCGTCCATCGCCATTCTTATCGAACCGTTTGAAGAACGCCTCGATCTGTTCTTCTTTTTTCTTTTTCAACTCCGCATCACGTTTTTTCTGCTCCTCAACCTGTTTCTTCTGCTGTTCGGCTTTGCTGAGTTTTTTCTCGGGCTGCGTTTTCTTCTCTGCTTTGTGTTTGCGCGGTTCAGCGACTTCGAAGAACGCAATCGCCATTTCTTCCCAGGTCTGATCGCCCCAGGTCACATATTCATTCGGATCCGGGTTGAACGGATTCTCTTTCGAATTATCGAATTTCACCGTAAATTCAAGACCGTCCACCTTGTCCAGGGACATCGGTTTGCTCAATTCATAGATGTGCTGCCAGTTGAAATCGTAGTTCGGTACATCGAGCAGAATCTCTTTCTTCTTGTCCTGTTTCGTAAACAGTCGGAATGATTTACCGCGCAGATGCATGTGCGGGGCAATCGCCAGCAGTTCCGCATGCGGGGGAATCCGACGGACTTTCGCCGACACCGGAAAATCACTCGCGTGCGGCGGGATCTCAAACTCCTGATCGATGCCAATCAGCGTAAAGACTTCATGGGTAATCTCCTCATCCTTGCCGAACATCAAGCCGACTTTGGAAATGTCCTCTTCCACCGATCCGTTCGGCGTGTAGTGCATCTGGAATACGAGTTTGGAACCGGCAGGCACCTTGCGCGCCCGGCCAGGCGGAAGCATGTTGATCCGCTGTCCCGGCACATACGCAGTCAGCCAGCCAATCCCGCGGAAATCAGCGCCGTCGGGAGGACGGATAAACACAATCGCATGATGCACCACCGACCGATTCCCCGGCAGGACCTGGGCACCGGTGACCCACTTGTCCTCCTTGAATCCAGGATCCACTACGAAATACTGATATTCCACAACGCCCTCTTTCGGAACCACAAACGGTCGCTTCCGCATTTCATAGACCACTTCCGGAACCTGGGGCAGGTGCCAGCCTTCGCGGAACTTCGGCAATTCCGGCAGATCCTTGATATCGCCATAAGGCATTCCGCCGGCCACCCATTCCCGCAGGATCTCCTTATCTTTCTCTGACATGAACCGGGCGTTCGCGTAATGACCATACTTCGGGCTGGCGTGCCAGGGGGGCATCCGGCCATCTTCAATGGTCTCCAGCATCGTATCTGCCCAGCCCCGGACTTCATCGTAGTCCGTCAGGCTGAAAGGTGCGATCTCACCTGTGCGGTGACATTCCACACAGTGACGGTGCAATACCCCCGCGACTTCCTTACAGAATGTCAGTTTTGTAGTCACTTCATTCTGCTTCACACGGCCGATGAAACAGCCGTTCGGTTTGGTCTCGGTCACTTCAATTGGTTTGCCCGCGAGCAGCTGATCCAATGCATTCTTCAAATCATGTGTAGTGGTCTCTGCCCGGGAGATTCCCGGCAGGTACTGATTATCGATCCGACCACGATACCGGACGGCCAGCTGCTGATCCAGTACAAAAACTTCAGGTGTGCGCACCGCATGAAAACGATCGGCGACCTCATTGTTATAGTCCTTCGCCATCGGGAATGAGATCTCGTACCGCTTGACGTATTCCTTCACATCTTCCAGCGAATCCTGCTGATTGCTGTTCACGCCGATGAACCGCACGTTCTTTGATTTGTAAGCAGCCTGCATCTCATTCAGCTTGGGACCATACAGCCGGGCCAGCGGGCATTCGGCTCCCAGGAAGCAGACTACGGTCGCTTTCTCCGCAGGGACAGCAGCCAGTTCGACCACTTTACCGCCCGCGGTTGGCAACCGAAACGTGAGTGAAGCATCCTTTGCTGATTCCGTTTTCTCCAGCGCCAGCAGGGGACTGGTAGATAACAGAACCAACAAAAACAGGGTTGTAAAACGACTACGTAACATGCAGCGATCCTTCCTCCAGAACTGGTCATGACGGGAGCGTCCATTCTATCAACTGCCCGGAAAGCCCCGCAACCCCGGTGTACGGATTTGAGCCCGACCAGATTGATTGCGCACTTTCCTTTGGATATACTCGACGTAACTCACAATGGTTTCAGATTTTGGTGATTCCTGCAAATTTAACTTCATCTGAAATTCATACCGTTCACGGCAGTGTGCTCCTGAGGAACAACATAGGAAGGGTCAAAGTGAAAGCTCCACGAAGCGGCGGCGGTTGGAAGGCGATTAAATACAGTCTGACTCTGGCCAACAAAGTTGGCTGGTGGAAGCTCTGGAAAGCCATGCGCACGAAAAATGCCTGCAAGACCTGCGCGGTCGGCATGGGCGGGCAGAAGGGGGGCATGGTCAACGAAGCCGGGCTGTTCCCCGAAGTCTGTAAAAAATCGTTCCAGGCGATGGCAGCCGATATGCAGCCCGCAGTCGCCAATGACTTCTTCGCGAAATACAACATCGACCAGCTCCGCTCCATGTCCTCTCGCAAGCTCGAATACAGCGGTCGACTCACTCAACCACTGCTGCTCTCGCCCGGCGAAAAACATTACAAGCCGATCTCCTGGGAGGAAGCCTTTGATCTGGTCGTCGACCGACTCAAAGCCGCCGGCCCGGAACGCACCTTCTATTATGCCAGCGGCCGCTCCTCCAACGAAGCCGGCTTCCTCTTCCAGTTGATGTCCCGCCTGATGGGCACCAACTTTGTTAATAACTGCTCCTATTACTGTCACCAGGCCAGTGGCGTCGGCCTGGGTTCGAGTATCGGCACCGGGGCCGGCACAATCCGCCTGGAGGACCTCGAACACACCGATCTTTACATCCTGATCGGCGCGAACCCCTCGTCGAATCATCCCCGCCTGATGAAAGCCTTCATGGAAATTCGCAGACGGGGCGGCAAGGTCATCGTCGTCAATCCGGTCAAGGAACTGGGGCTCGTCAATTTCAAGGTTCCCAGCGACGTCCGCAGTCTGCTGTTCGGATCCAGCATCGCTTCCACCTATGTGCAACCCCACGTCGGCGGCGATATGGCGCTGTTGACCGGCCTCTCCAAAGATGTCCTCGAACGCAACGGACATGACACAACCTTCATCCAGGCGCACACGGAAAACTTTGAAGCCTTCAAGCAACAGGTCGAGAACACCAGCTGGGACGACATTATCGCCCAGAGCGGCGTCGACAGGGATACCATCCGGCAGATTGCAGATCAGTACCTCGCCGCCAAAAACGTCGTCATCGGCTGGTGCATGGGGATTACGCACCACTTGCACGGAACCAACAGCGTACAGTCGATCGCCAACTTTGCCTTGCTCCGCGGCATGGTCGGTCGCCGCAAAGCGGGTCTTATGCCCATCCGCGGGCATAGTAACGTGCAGGGCCTCGGTTCGGTCGGCGTGGTCCCCGGCATGAAAAAGGCAATGCTGGAACGGTTCGAAAAACAGCTCGGCATCCAGGTTCCCACCACGCCCGGCTACGACACGATGGCCTGCATGGAAGCCTCCCACCGGGGCGAGATCGACTTCGCTTTCTGCCTGGGAGGCAATCTCTATGGTAGTAACCCCGATACGAAACACGCGCTCGAAGCGATGAGCCGCATCAAAACCGTGCTCTATCTTTCGACCACGCTGAATACCGGTCACGTCTGGGGAACCGGCGAAGAAACTCTGATCCTGCCCGTACTCCCCCGCGATGAAGAACCCGAGCCGACCACGCAAGAGTCCATGTTCAGCTATGTCCGCATGAGTGACGGCGGCAAGTCCCGGTTCACCGGCCCCCGGAGCGAAGTCTCGATCCTGGCGGCCATCGGCCAGAAACTGTTTGCCGGCGATGACCGCATCGACTGGAAAAAACTGGAGAGCCACAGCGCCATCCAGGAACTGATCGCCGATTTGATCCCCGGCTACGAAAACATGAAAGAGACACTCCAGTCCCACAAGGAATTCCACGTCACCGGCCGCGCCGTCGAAGAATACAAATTCCCCACCGAGAGCGGCAAAGCCAAGTTCCACGCCCTCCCGCTGCCTGATCTTTCCGTTGAAGAAAATGAACTGCGGCTGATCACCATCCGTTCCGAAGGCCAGTTTAATAGCGTCGTCTACGATGAAGAAGACATCTACCGCGGACAGGAACGCCGCGACGTCATCCTGCTGAATCGGGCCGACATCGATCGACTCGGCCTCAAACCTGATCAGCGCGTGAAGGTCAAAAGCGAGGCAGGGGAGATGCCCTATATCCTGGTCCGCGAATTCGACATCCGTGCCGGCAGCGCCCTGATGTACTACCCCGAAGCCAACGTCCTCGTTCCACACACAGTCGATCCCTTGTCAAAAACTCCTGGTTTCAAATCGACGCGGGTCACCCTGGAAGTCGAAGCAACGGTTTAAGCGTCTGTCATTTGATTGCCTGATGAAGCACAAAACCGAAACGCAAACCGGTGTTGCAGCAGTGGTATGTTACAGCCTGGGTAGCTCCGGCTGCTTTGGCTTCGCAGGAATTCTGCTTTGCAGTTCTTTTATAAAAGCCTGATCGCCTCCTTCGATAGGTGAAAGGTACAGGAAAAACAGTTCTCCATCGACCGTATCAATTTCGACAATCGTGTCATCGATGTAATTACCTTCTTCCACGATGATCACATCTTCAACGTCTTCATACTTAGCCGCATAGACTCCTAAAACTCCGTCAACCCGCTCATAGGATATGACCCGCTGATCCGTCAGCAGATTTCCGTCATCTGAAATCGATGTAACTCCAGTTGAATAGAAATACAGCACGGTTTCATCCGGAGCAATAATCCCCTCATCAACGAGCATTTGCGAATCACTTTGTGATAACTCGCTACCTGCCACGACCTCAGGGGAAACCATTGTGCCACTCTCAACCATCACCCCCAGGACAACCAGCCCCAGCATGATCGCGACAGAGGGGATCACCAGCGCGATAAACAGGAGTGGAGTAGATCGATAAGTGGGATCTGCTTCCCGACGGATTCGATGGTAAGCGAAGGAGCCTCGAATGCCTTTCCAGTAGAAATAAAGCCAGATCACGGTAAACAGGAGCCCTGTAGGTCGTCCCAGCGTCATCATTGTGTAGAGCTTAGCCAGAATGAAATAGATCACGAGTGTGACTGCGGCCGTCCTTGAATAGAACCGCAAACCGATCCCGCAGGCCAGTACCAGAGCAACTTCAACGAAATTGAGGGGGTCTGCAAACTGATCGAAAGCCCCGCCACGGCCAGAAAACATCGCAAACAGGATGACCAGGAAACTCATCCCCGCCGAGATAAAGGCCGCAATAGATGCCTGCTTCACATCGTGCGCTGCAGCATCCAGTCCGGCTTGATCAATCTGATCTTCCGATTCGAATTCCAGCTCGTCTTCGAATTCCAGTTCGTCTTCCACACCACTTTCCCTGATCTGATTTCAATGACTGATATTCCACAGATGTCCAGATCATTAAACCGAATTCAGATGAACAGCACAAGCATTGATTCACAATTCAACGAACGTCTGCACTGGAAAACAGGCGAATCCGAAATGCCTAAGTCCACGCCAGCCCCTCCGGCAACCGGGCAGCTGAATAAACCACATGCAACACACGACGCCTTAGTGGCAACTGGGAACTGCGCGATCGATGCACCAGCAGGGGGTTCATAAATAGTATTTCACCAGCCTCAACCGGACAGAGTTGAAACTCCGATTCGCTAAGTAAAGCAACTTCCTCTTCAGTGAGCCGTCTTTGATGACTGCGGGGAACGACCTCCAGCGCCCCATTTTCACCGGGGCATTCATCCAGGTGCACGCGCACCGCCAGCATCTGCTGAAAGACCTCCAGCGGCGGCTCCACGTATTGCTGTCCCGCTTTGACAGACCAGTTGGTCCATTCCGGATCTGTCGACTGACCATTAATCGGCACCTGCAGATCCTGATGTGGCGGAACGAACCAGTTGGCACCGGGCCGCTTGTCAAACAGCGTCGCGCTCACCAGTGTGGCCGATTGCCCCAGCGCATCGCACGCCAACTCCCTGAGTGCCCCCGCTGCGAGCAGTGATCGCAGACCTGGCAAAACCAGGTGGGCATTGCGGATCGCATAACGGGTACCGCTGCGCCGCTGTCGAAAACTTTCCTCACCGGCAGAATTCAGCACGGCCTCCAGTTGCACCAGCAAGTCCCGGGACAGAGGCTCCTGCAGGATCTGGTAACCATCGCGGTCGATATCAGCAGTGGAGTTCAATGACATTTCCCTCTGTCCCGCCTGGTGTTCTTCGCGTTACGTATTCGAATCAGGTTGTGTGAACAGGAATGCTATCAATCGGGACGGATCGTTCAAGCCCAGTTTGTACATATCTAACGGTCCGGTATGTTCATGTCCCTACAGACAGTAATGATATTCCGACTCAACGATACGCCACCAGAAACAGCCGCCGAAATGGAAATAAAACGTTCCCGTTCTGCTGCAGCGGATAAGCTTCCGCGTAGCGTTTCAACAATTCACCTTCGAAACGGGCGCGTGTTGCGTCATCCGGCAACGCTTCCAGGTAAGGCCGCAATCCCGTCCCCCGAAACCATTCCATGATCGACTTGACGCTCTCCATGATATGGATGTACTCGGTTTCCCAGAGCTCGATCTCAGAACTCAGCGGCGACAGCAGATCGTAATAGAACGATCGCGATTCACAAGCCAGCGCCTGCCGTGCCGCTGTGGTCTGCTCCCGCCAGTCCGGCAATTCGGACACCTCAACCACACAGCGGTGCAGGGGAGACTCGTAGTGCGCGGGCAGTTGCACCGCCAGGGCACCGTTCGGCTCCAGGAAACTCATCAGCCGGGGAAAGATCGTTTCATGGTCCGGCACCCACTGCAACACCGCGTTCGAAAACAGCAGATCATACCGCTCTTCCGGTTCCCAGCTGGTAATATCCGCCTGGAACCAGCGCTCGTCAGGCTGAGACTCCCGCGCGGTTTCCAGCATCTCAGCCGAACTGTTCAGGCCGCTCAGCTCCGCCTCCGGGAAACGCTGCGCCAGCACCGCGGTACTGTTCCCCGGGCCACAGCCCACATCCACAATCCGCCGGGGGGCTTCCAGCCACACCCGTGCCGCCAGGTCGATGGCTGGCTGCGTCCGCTCACGCTGAAACTTTAAATACTGATCCGCATCCCAGACAGGCATTGATCGATATCCCGCTAGAGGCTCTCACTCAAAAATTCTCGACATCCATATGACAGGAAAACAACCGCTCAGGTTCGCGTTCCTGCCCATGCAAAAAAGACCAGTCATTACCAATTCACAGGGATAATTTTCAGTTCGGAAACAGTCCCATCTTCCATCACCCAAACCGTAAAAATATCTTCCGTCTTCTTATCATCGGGCCCCTGAATCTCTTTAAAATTCACTCCCCAGGCCTTCATCGATTGGAATTTCCCATCAGCTCCCACACTCAGCGGAAGTTCGATTGCTCGACAATCCTGAAACTCAAACTGAACCGGATCCGTTCCCGGAGTGACTTTTACCTTCTTCAACAGTTCCTGAAATGCGGCGCGCCCTCGTTCCTCAATCTCCTGTTGGCTAAGCGTTTTCTGCTTTTTATAATTCTCGGGCAACTTGAGTTTCAGAATGGAACACAACCACTGCTTTTGACCAAATGTAAAATAGGTATCGAACTGATATAAATCCGGAGCAATCACTTTCCCGCGGGCTGTCACCACAGCCCGGTACTCGAGAGGTGGTCCCGAAAAACCACCATAATTCGGATTCAGTTCCCAGTCCACCTGCCACCGATAGCCAATCCGTTTCATTGAAACGAGACTGGCTTCTCGACAGGAAAAATGGAAATCCGGTTCCAGACGCAAATTAATCAGCGCCGTCAATGCTTTGTCTGGCTTCGTACGTCGAATGACCGTTGCGACCGGTACCACATCTTTCAGTTCGACAGGCGGCGAATCCCGCTCATCAATAACGCGTTCAGGGTACGAGATCATCAGCGTACCTATCGTACGGGATGTTTTCTGATCTGCATCGGGAATCAGTTCAGCGACCGATAAATTAGGACCAATAAAGAGTAACCACCGTCTCAGCATCGGATCAACACTTTGTTTCCTGTCGGGATCTCCCCACGCAGACGATGCCGCAGCCGCCATGAAGAACGTGAGTAAAACAATCTTCCGCATCGTTCAATTCCTGTCCCGTTCGTCGATCGGCCGTAAATCAGCCACCGTGCCGTCCTCTTTGCCCCAGACAGAGAACAGCTCCTGAGGCGTTTTCAGTTTCTCTGTCCGTACATCCTGAAAATCGATATCCCGCTAGAGGCTCTCAGACGAAATAATACGATATCGAGATGAAAGACAAACAACGCCACAGGTTCGTTTTCAAAGCTTTACCAAAACAGCCGCACACTACCATTCCCGGGAAAAGAGCTTTAGTTCAGAGACAGCTCCATATTCGGACACCCAGACGGTAAATAATTCCTCAGCTATTTCTGCATCCGCTTTACGCACCTCCTTAAAGTTAACCCCCCAGACTGTCAGAGATTTCACTTCTCCGTCCGCTCCCACGCTCATCGGTAAGTCTACTGTTTGGCAATCAATAAACTCAAACTGCACCGGTTTCTTTCCCGGCGTGACTTTTACTGTACTCAGAAACTTCTCCAGCGCCTTTCGCCCCCGTTTCTCAATCTGCTGCTGAGTCAGCTTCTTCTGCTGTGGTTTCGGCTTGAGATTCAACTGGAGATTCGAACACAGACTCTCTCTCCAGTCAGATAAACTGTACGCATCGTAAATATAGAGATCAGGCGGGATCAGTTTCCCGCGATCCGAAACCAGGGCCCGATAGCGATAAGGTATCCCTGAACCCCCTCCGGGGCTTAGAAAAAGTGTCCAGACCACTTGCCAGCGGTAGCCGATCTGTTTCAGAGAAACGAGTTCTACCTGCTCATGATGGAAAGCATGATTATAATGTAATTGCTGATTGACGAGTGCTTTGAGCGCCTTATCGGGAGCGACAAGCTTCATCACTTTCGCAACAGGTACTACCGCTTCCAGAGCGACGGGAGGTGGATCTCCTGCATTCCGATAAGGCACAGGATAAGCAAAAATCACATGTCCGATGTCAAACGATGTCTCCGGGTCAGCATCAGGAACCAGATCAAAGAGATTCGGGTCGGATCCATAAGAAAATTCTCCGTTATCAAGCATGGGATGGGGAGGCTGTTCCTCATCGGGATCTCCCCACGCAGACGGTGCCATAACCACGATGAACAGTAACAGTAAGACAATGTTTCGCATGGTTCAATTCCTGTCCCGTTCGTCGATCGGCCGTAAATCAGCCACTGTTCCGTCTTCTTTGACCCAGACCGTAAACAGTTCGGGAGGCGTTTTCAGTTTCTCTGTCCGCACCTCCTGAAAATTGACCGCCCAGACGTGCAAATACTCAGTCTGCCCCTCCGAGTTCAGACTCCAGGGCAACTTCGCTCTCTGCAGATTCACAAACCGAAACTGAAACGCTTCGGCTTTGTAGATCTCATGCAGCCTGTCGACCATCTTATTCGAATGCCTGCCGTGCCCGTTTCTCGATTTCAGCCGGATCCAGTCGCTTCCGGGGCCGAATATCTGCCGCTTCCAA contains:
- a CDS encoding efflux RND transporter permease subunit, producing MSRTFNRCSVWMVDHPLLVTLFILLLSGVALLGYTMPQEVRDWFTAKPEPAPQVQQQKPDKPRKVREAPPDVDPISLTDADTILVIDSKDFFTTDGVKALREIVKEIKSLEYVQSVFWLEDIPNLNIFGLREPILPNERASQKRLDDAKEKAIAHPLVGGQLLSVDAQTILLMVKFKWMYVTDDEACTTGLKDVAKKVAAKYPDVKFSFTTTGRVPIYLTAVRTHNANKVKYQVIGYGMILLMAIILFRGITAVIIVALAPMFGVFLTMGIIQFFDFQDNPFNDVVLPVLLSLVGLTDGVHLMVQIRRHRASGLSGRDAARRGIQEVGLACFLTSVTTAIGFGSLSLAHHETVREFGYSCVVGVLLTFIAVVTVIPLACRTWLGRSIHVGYGKGVIDKNLNRISVIIEMVLKRAGWISKVGIGLTAVLIMISLTLRPDERRANMLPEGSEAATALNHMDQAMGGLEHSRVEVKWTDEVDSDSPEVLVAISEVDELLNQEALIGHPISIANILSALPGEGPPEERMSMIDLLPPPLKRAFYTPERNQATVSFHVQDLGIARYGPTFTRIEEGLAAIGGKHPDFRFELTGSAVWRWRNLYQIVVDLASSLGSAAIIILIVLAIAFRSLRLGLISIIPNMFPLAVTGTFLVFTGQALEIVSVCAFTVCLGIAVDDTIHFLTRFREEQLQVESDDEAIRRAFTGVGTALIMTTVILVAGFSTVIFSDMRDQRIFAIMSGLTIGSALFGDLIFLPALLARYAKRSQVPAMEEAELIAEEPREESLVRE
- a CDS encoding redoxin domain-containing protein; translated protein: MLRSRFTTLFLLVLLSTSPLLALEKTESAKDASLTFRLPTAGGKVVELAAVPAEKATVVCFLGAECPLARLYGPKLNEMQAAYKSKNVRFIGVNSNQQDSLEDVKEYVKRYEISFPMAKDYNNEVADRFHAVRTPEVFVLDQQLAVRYRGRIDNQYLPGISRAETTTHDLKNALDQLLAGKPIEVTETKPNGCFIGRVKQNEVTTKLTFCKEVAGVLHRHCVECHRTGEIAPFSLTDYDEVRGWADTMLETIEDGRMPPWHASPKYGHYANARFMSEKDKEILREWVAGGMPYGDIKDLPELPKFREGWHLPQVPEVVYEMRKRPFVVPKEGVVEYQYFVVDPGFKEDKWVTGAQVLPGNRSVVHHAIVFIRPPDGADFRGIGWLTAYVPGQRINMLPPGRARKVPAGSKLVFQMHYTPNGSVEEDISKVGLMFGKDEEITHEVFTLIGIDQEFEIPPHASDFPVSAKVRRIPPHAELLAIAPHMHLRGKSFRLFTKQDKKKEILLDVPNYDFNWQHIYELSKPMSLDKVDGLEFTVKFDNSKENPFNPDPNEYVTWGDQTWEEMAIAFFEVAEPRKHKAEKKTQPEKKLSKAEQQKKQVEEQKKRDAELKKKKEEQIEAFFKRFDKNGDGRVDLEEVPLATQRYGRIRDRNGDGVIQRDEL
- the tam gene encoding trans-aconitate 2-methyltransferase, which gives rise to MPVWDADQYLKFQRERTQPAIDLAARVWLEAPRRIVDVGCGPGNSTAVLAQRFPEAELSGLNSSAEMLETARESQPDERWFQADITSWEPEERYDLLFSNAVLQWVPDHETIFPRLMSFLEPNGALAVQLPAHYESPLHRCVVEVSELPDWREQTTAARQALACESRSFYYDLLSPLSSEIELWETEYIHIMESVKSIMEWFRGTGLRPYLEALPDDATRARFEGELLKRYAEAYPLQQNGNVLFPFRRLFLVAYR
- a CDS encoding phytanoyl-CoA dioxygenase family protein, which codes for MSLNSTADIDRDGYQILQEPLSRDLLVQLEAVLNSAGEESFRQRRSGTRYAIRNAHLVLPGLRSLLAAGALRELACDALGQSATLVSATLFDKRPGANWFVPPHQDLQVPINGQSTDPEWTNWSVKAGQQYVEPPLEVFQQMLAVRVHLDECPGENGALEVVPRSHQRRLTEEEVALLSESEFQLCPVEAGEILFMNPLLVHRSRSSQLPLRRRVLHVVYSAARLPEGLAWT
- a CDS encoding FdhF/YdeP family oxidoreductase — protein: MKAPRSGGGWKAIKYSLTLANKVGWWKLWKAMRTKNACKTCAVGMGGQKGGMVNEAGLFPEVCKKSFQAMAADMQPAVANDFFAKYNIDQLRSMSSRKLEYSGRLTQPLLLSPGEKHYKPISWEEAFDLVVDRLKAAGPERTFYYASGRSSNEAGFLFQLMSRLMGTNFVNNCSYYCHQASGVGLGSSIGTGAGTIRLEDLEHTDLYILIGANPSSNHPRLMKAFMEIRRRGGKVIVVNPVKELGLVNFKVPSDVRSLLFGSSIASTYVQPHVGGDMALLTGLSKDVLERNGHDTTFIQAHTENFEAFKQQVENTSWDDIIAQSGVDRDTIRQIADQYLAAKNVVIGWCMGITHHLHGTNSVQSIANFALLRGMVGRRKAGLMPIRGHSNVQGLGSVGVVPGMKKAMLERFEKQLGIQVPTTPGYDTMACMEASHRGEIDFAFCLGGNLYGSNPDTKHALEAMSRIKTVLYLSTTLNTGHVWGTGEETLILPVLPRDEEPEPTTQESMFSYVRMSDGGKSRFTGPRSEVSILAAIGQKLFAGDDRIDWKKLESHSAIQELIADLIPGYENMKETLQSHKEFHVTGRAVEEYKFPTESGKAKFHALPLPDLSVEENELRLITIRSEGQFNSVVYDEEDIYRGQERRDVILLNRADIDRLGLKPDQRVKVKSEAGEMPYILVREFDIRAGSALMYYPEANVLVPHTVDPLSKTPGFKSTRVTLEVEATV